One stretch of Chryseobacterium fluminis DNA includes these proteins:
- the alaS gene encoding alanine--tRNA ligase, giving the protein MTSQEIRQKFLDYFKSKDHLIVPSAPIVLKDDPTLMFSNSGMTQFKDFFLGYKTPTAPRIADTQKCLRVSGKHNDLDDVGRDTYHHTMFEMLGNWSFGNYFKKEAIAFAWELLTEVYGIPKENLYVTIFEGDASENLARDQDAYDFWRSHISEDRIINGNKKDNFWEMGASGPCGPCSEIHVDLRTAEEKAEVSGLELVNNDHPQVVEVWNLVFMEFNRKADGSLEKLPAQHVDTGMGFERLCMALQGKSSNYDTDVFTPLIAKVEELSGKKYTGILDNEKDIAIRVVVDHIRAVSFAIADGQLPSNGGAGYVIRRILRRGISYSYRFLEMKEPFLYQLVAVLQEQMGAFFPELEKQGTLVTEVIKSEEESFLKTIETGLIRVEKLIQQTIGSQSKVLPSEEVFELYDTYGFPDDLTRIIAEEKGLTIDEAGFKAEMEKQKLRSKADSAQKVYDWVTLEEKPENFVGYDQTEAETYITRYRKVENKDGEFYQVVLSNSPFYPEGGGQVGDKGVLENAVESLEVLETKKENGLIISLINGLPKDAGALFYAKVNAAERKNSQANHSVTHLLHEALREVLGTHVEQKGSYVGPDYLRFDFSHFSKMTEEELALIEEKVNAKIKENIALQEFRNIPIQEAIDKGAMALFGEKYGDSVRMIQFGSSKELCGGTHVKNTSEIGHFKINSESSAAAGIRRIEAISGDKSEEYFKNLEQQVTELSHLLRSKDMVRAVEKLIEENTALKSEVDALKREKAKGEIGDWKNAYEQKGDKQLLVKKTSLDAGSVKDIVFQLKKEIPTSVTIILSDADGKPMITVGVSDDLAARYQAGALVKDLAKEIQGGGGGNPGFATAGGKNLEGLESAYQKALNI; this is encoded by the coding sequence ATGACATCACAAGAGATCCGTCAGAAATTTTTAGATTATTTTAAAAGTAAAGACCACCTTATCGTTCCTTCGGCTCCTATCGTTCTGAAAGACGATCCCACACTCATGTTTTCCAACTCGGGAATGACGCAGTTCAAAGATTTTTTCTTAGGATACAAGACACCCACTGCCCCAAGAATTGCCGACACCCAGAAGTGCCTGAGGGTTTCAGGGAAGCATAATGATCTGGATGATGTGGGGAGAGATACGTATCATCATACCATGTTTGAGATGTTGGGGAACTGGTCTTTCGGTAATTATTTTAAAAAAGAGGCTATTGCTTTTGCCTGGGAATTGCTGACTGAAGTATATGGAATTCCAAAGGAAAACCTGTACGTAACGATATTTGAAGGAGATGCTTCCGAGAATCTTGCCAGGGATCAGGATGCTTATGATTTCTGGAGATCTCACATTTCTGAAGACAGGATTATCAACGGGAATAAGAAAGATAATTTCTGGGAAATGGGGGCAAGCGGACCTTGCGGACCCTGTTCTGAAATACATGTGGATTTAAGAACTGCTGAAGAAAAAGCTGAAGTTTCCGGACTTGAACTGGTGAATAACGATCACCCCCAGGTCGTGGAAGTCTGGAATCTTGTTTTTATGGAATTCAACAGAAAAGCAGATGGTTCCCTGGAAAAACTTCCTGCTCAGCATGTGGATACCGGAATGGGTTTCGAACGTCTTTGTATGGCGCTTCAGGGGAAATCTTCCAACTATGATACCGACGTATTTACCCCTTTAATTGCTAAAGTGGAGGAGCTTTCCGGCAAAAAATACACCGGGATTTTAGATAATGAAAAAGATATTGCCATTCGAGTTGTAGTAGACCACATCAGAGCGGTTTCCTTTGCAATCGCAGACGGACAGCTGCCTTCAAACGGAGGAGCGGGTTACGTGATCAGGAGGATTTTAAGAAGGGGGATTTCTTATTCTTACCGATTTTTAGAGATGAAAGAACCGTTCCTTTATCAACTGGTTGCTGTTTTACAGGAACAGATGGGAGCTTTCTTCCCGGAGTTGGAAAAACAGGGAACTTTGGTAACCGAAGTTATTAAAAGTGAGGAGGAATCTTTCTTAAAAACGATTGAAACCGGATTGATCAGGGTTGAAAAATTAATTCAGCAGACAATCGGAAGCCAGTCGAAGGTTTTACCAAGCGAAGAGGTTTTCGAATTATATGATACGTATGGTTTCCCGGATGATTTAACAAGAATTATCGCAGAGGAAAAAGGACTTACCATCGATGAAGCAGGCTTTAAAGCCGAAATGGAGAAACAGAAACTCCGTTCAAAAGCTGACTCTGCCCAGAAAGTATACGACTGGGTGACCTTAGAGGAAAAACCCGAAAACTTTGTGGGCTATGACCAGACCGAGGCCGAAACCTATATTACAAGATACAGAAAAGTAGAAAATAAAGACGGAGAATTTTATCAGGTTGTGCTGAGCAATTCCCCTTTCTATCCTGAAGGTGGTGGACAGGTCGGTGATAAAGGCGTTCTTGAAAATGCCGTAGAAAGCTTAGAAGTTCTGGAAACAAAAAAGGAAAACGGACTGATTATTTCTTTAATCAACGGTCTCCCGAAAGATGCCGGTGCACTGTTCTACGCTAAAGTGAACGCTGCAGAAAGAAAGAACTCTCAGGCAAACCACTCGGTAACTCACCTGCTGCATGAGGCTCTAAGAGAGGTTTTAGGCACTCATGTTGAGCAGAAGGGTTCTTATGTAGGTCCCGACTATCTTCGTTTCGACTTCTCTCATTTCAGCAAAATGACGGAGGAGGAACTGGCGCTGATTGAAGAAAAAGTAAATGCAAAAATCAAAGAAAATATTGCATTGCAGGAATTCAGAAACATCCCGATCCAGGAAGCGATTGACAAAGGAGCAATGGCTCTGTTCGGGGAAAAGTACGGGGACAGCGTGAGAATGATCCAGTTTGGAAGCTCCAAAGAACTTTGCGGAGGCACGCATGTAAAAAACACCAGTGAGATCGGTCATTTTAAAATTAATTCTGAAAGTTCCGCAGCTGCAGGAATCAGAAGAATCGAGGCAATTTCAGGAGATAAATCGGAAGAATATTTCAAAAACCTGGAACAGCAGGTTACTGAGCTCTCCCATTTGTTAAGATCTAAAGATATGGTACGCGCTGTCGAAAAACTGATCGAGGAAAATACAGCACTAAAATCTGAAGTTGATGCTTTGAAAAGAGAAAAAGCCAAAGGTGAAATCGGCGACTGGAAAAACGCTTACGAACAGAAGGGTGACAAACAGCTTTTAGTGAAAAAGACTTCTCTGGACGCAGGTTCTGTAAAAGATATCGTATTCCAGCTGAAGAAAGAAATTCCGACTTCGGTGACCATCATTCTTTCTGATGCAGACGGAAAACCGATGATCACTGTGGGGGTTTCGGATGATTTGGCAGCCCGTTATCAGGCGGGTGCTCTCGTGAAAGATTTAGCGAAAGAAATCCAGGGCGGAGGAGGCGGAAATCCGGGCTTCGCAACGGCCGGAGGAAAAAATCTCGAAGGTCTTGAAAGTGCCTATCAGAAAGCGCTGAACATTTAA